The following proteins are co-located in the Blastopirellula marina genome:
- a CDS encoding sugar phosphate isomerase/epimerase family protein: MRLFATAVLLFACFVPIASVKAADPLRQDNLVAWCIVPFDAAKRTPEQRAVMLEELGIGRCAYDWRAEHVPTFEQEIEAYQKHNIEFFAFWGVHEEAFKLFEKYDLHPQIWLMLPQPEGNIQEEKVASAVNNLTPLAKRAKELGCELGIYNHGGWSGEPRNMVDVCQAMRQEGFDNVGIVYNFHHGHEHIADFAESFKQMKPYLLCVNLNGMNDNAQPKILGIGKGMYERGMIKTVLESGYDGPIGILDHRNELDSKESLQENLSGLAELQAKLSPKSTISTAPNMIGD; the protein is encoded by the coding sequence ATGCGTTTGTTTGCCACGGCTGTGTTGTTGTTTGCTTGTTTCGTTCCAATCGCGTCGGTGAAAGCTGCCGACCCATTAAGGCAGGATAACCTGGTTGCTTGGTGTATCGTGCCTTTCGATGCCGCGAAACGCACGCCAGAGCAGCGGGCCGTGATGCTTGAAGAGCTTGGCATCGGTCGATGCGCCTACGATTGGCGCGCCGAGCATGTGCCAACTTTCGAACAGGAAATTGAAGCGTATCAAAAGCACAACATCGAGTTCTTTGCCTTTTGGGGCGTGCACGAAGAAGCATTCAAGTTGTTCGAGAAGTACGACCTGCATCCACAAATCTGGTTGATGCTTCCCCAGCCGGAAGGTAACATCCAAGAGGAAAAGGTGGCCTCCGCCGTCAATAATTTGACCCCACTGGCCAAACGCGCGAAAGAACTCGGCTGCGAACTCGGTATTTACAATCATGGCGGCTGGTCTGGCGAACCACGGAACATGGTCGACGTATGTCAGGCGATGCGTCAGGAAGGATTTGACAACGTGGGTATCGTCTACAACTTCCATCACGGTCACGAACATATCGCGGACTTCGCCGAAAGCTTTAAGCAGATGAAACCTTACCTGCTGTGCGTCAACCTCAACGGCATGAACGACAACGCTCAGCCGAAGATACTGGGAATCGGCAAAGGGATGTACGAACGCGGGATGATTAAGACGGTGTTAGAAAGCGGTTACGACGGACCGATCGGAATTCTCGATCATCGTAATGAGCTCGATTCGAAAGAGTCGTTGCAAGAGAATCTAAGCGGACTGGCAGAACTTCAAGCTAAACTCAGTCCAAAGAGTACGATAAGCACGGCCCCAAATATGATTGGGGATTAG
- a CDS encoding DUF1559 domain-containing protein, translating to MRIKNINKGFTLVELLVVIAIIGVLIALLLPAVQQAREAARRMSCSNNMKQIGIALHNYHDTYRSFPAGYLYRGGNGKCNYGWAVAILPFVEQQNFYDQLNPGKIPLYQRYNGSSTAADKALLQHRLEAFICPSDAGPDLAKSQQFSSTDHFDVAVANYIGCAGWSNTPHYPVKNQDAGGLLWGNSFLSFADIIDGTSNTLMVAEREYPKGRAATWLGAGKNDSYGNQATLRTLFRAAFTMNFDYAAAGQPQNAGKGWSSLHPGGVMSLTADASVHFIPETTNKNNVLRPLSLREDGNVFESPF from the coding sequence ATGCGCATAAAGAACATCAACAAAGGTTTTACCCTTGTCGAGCTGTTGGTGGTGATCGCCATCATCGGCGTCTTGATCGCCCTGTTGCTACCGGCTGTTCAACAAGCCCGTGAAGCGGCTCGTCGTATGAGCTGCAGCAACAACATGAAGCAGATCGGTATTGCTCTGCACAATTACCACGACACCTACCGTTCGTTTCCAGCCGGCTATCTGTACCGGGGTGGTAACGGCAAGTGCAACTACGGTTGGGCCGTAGCGATTCTTCCGTTCGTCGAACAGCAGAACTTCTACGATCAATTGAACCCTGGCAAAATTCCGCTCTACCAACGCTACAACGGTAGTTCGACTGCCGCCGATAAGGCCTTGCTGCAACATCGTCTGGAAGCTTTCATCTGTCCGTCGGATGCGGGCCCAGATCTGGCCAAAAGTCAGCAGTTCAGCAGCACCGATCACTTTGACGTTGCCGTCGCGAACTACATCGGCTGTGCAGGCTGGAGCAACACGCCGCACTACCCAGTGAAAAACCAAGACGCTGGTGGGTTACTGTGGGGTAACAGCTTCCTGAGCTTCGCCGACATAATTGACGGTACCAGCAACACGTTGATGGTCGCCGAACGCGAGTACCCCAAGGGTCGTGCGGCAACGTGGCTCGGAGCAGGTAAGAACGACAGCTACGGAAACCAGGCTACGCTTCGTACGCTCTTCCGTGCTGCGTTTACCATGAACTTCGACTACGCAGCGGCTGGCCAGCCACAGAACGCCGGCAAGGGCTGGTCGAGTCTCCATCCTGGCGGCGTCATGTCGCTCACCGCAGATGCCTCAGTCCACTTCATTCCGGAAACGACGAATAAGAACAACGTTCTTCGTCCGCTTAGCCTTCGCGAAGATGGTAACGTCTTCGAATCACCGTTCTAA
- a CDS encoding Gfo/Idh/MocA family protein yields MAFGFGIIGTGMIAEFHARAIADIADAKLVGCYNRTPEKAAEFAAKHGITAYENLDEMLANPDIHVITIGTASGAHMEPCVAAAKAGKHVIVEKPLDVTLARCDAMIDVCRENNVKLATIFPSRFHGPATEMKKAIEEGRFGTLSLGDAYVKWFRTQEYYDSGAWRGTWQLDGGGALMNQAIHSVDLLCWLMGDVASITANCSLIGHERIEVEDVAVASLKFKNGALGTIEASTAVYPGYLKRIELHGTKGTAVMEEEDIKTWDFAEPTDEDEAIKARLAGKTETGGGAADPKAIGHHGHRAQFEDLLAAVKEDREPAINGLEGRRSVEVILAIYQAAATGQRVDFPLQKDPDLKGWTPGK; encoded by the coding sequence ATGGCGTTTGGTTTTGGCATTATCGGCACAGGCATGATCGCGGAATTCCATGCGAGGGCAATCGCCGACATCGCCGACGCCAAGTTGGTCGGCTGTTACAACCGCACGCCTGAGAAAGCCGCTGAATTTGCCGCCAAGCATGGCATCACGGCCTACGAAAACTTAGACGAAATGCTGGCCAACCCCGACATCCATGTCATCACCATCGGCACCGCCAGTGGCGCCCACATGGAACCATGCGTTGCCGCAGCGAAAGCAGGCAAGCATGTCATCGTTGAGAAGCCGCTGGACGTTACGCTCGCCCGCTGCGACGCGATGATCGATGTGTGCCGCGAAAATAACGTGAAGCTAGCGACCATCTTCCCTAGCCGCTTCCATGGCCCGGCCACGGAGATGAAAAAAGCGATCGAAGAGGGTCGCTTCGGCACGCTTTCGCTCGGGGATGCCTACGTCAAATGGTTCCGCACACAGGAATACTACGATAGCGGCGCTTGGCGAGGAACCTGGCAGTTGGATGGGGGTGGTGCGTTGATGAACCAAGCGATCCACAGCGTTGACCTGTTGTGCTGGTTGATGGGCGACGTCGCCTCGATCACCGCCAACTGCTCGCTTATCGGGCACGAGCGCATTGAAGTGGAAGACGTCGCCGTCGCTTCGCTCAAGTTCAAGAACGGTGCCCTGGGTACCATCGAGGCGAGCACGGCCGTTTACCCTGGCTATCTCAAGCGAATCGAGTTGCACGGCACAAAGGGAACCGCCGTGATGGAAGAGGAGGACATCAAGACTTGGGACTTCGCCGAGCCGACCGACGAAGACGAAGCCATCAAAGCTCGCTTGGCTGGTAAGACTGAGACCGGTGGCGGCGCTGCCGATCCGAAAGCGATCGGTCATCATGGACACCGCGCCCAATTTGAAGACCTGTTGGCTGCCGTGAAGGAAGACCGCGAACCTGCGATTAACGGTCTGGAAGGACGTCGCTCGGTGGAAGTGATTTTGGCCATCTACCAGGCCGCCGCAACCGGCCAACGCGTTGACTTCCCACTGCAGAAAGATCCTGATCTCAAGGGTTGGACTCCGGGGAAGTAA
- a CDS encoding CPBP family intramembrane glutamic endopeptidase, with protein MVASLVGLAVLAYAVVLLSVSFSVWMYIFARRKADLPILEQRSTDVCHWGAIDVVVGTIGVIALIIVLAGLFMGPIDRSPGAELDLDQKIGAMWGQMIAQSLVCIGLAVTIVMRGGGGMFFGTSTAQRNEDIRIGVAAFCALCIPVIAIQVLAGYLTPYEHPLINMMIADPQPQVLIPVLISAVLIAPLTEEFAFRLVLQGWLEDLLGGRLGRRFSILWGRTDNEVVVTPHSDPETFALTEPAETNSYDEDGNPYVSPIMQDETEFDEDVGIHVPAFQGMPILISATLFALLHLGQGAAPIPLFVLALGLGYVYQRTRTLTPSLVVHMLLNGQSMVLLLVQIFFGEAAHTPPV; from the coding sequence GTGGTTGCATCGCTCGTTGGTCTTGCCGTCCTCGCATACGCCGTTGTACTGCTTTCCGTTTCGTTCTCGGTTTGGATGTATATCTTTGCTCGTCGGAAGGCAGATCTGCCAATCCTTGAGCAGCGCTCGACCGATGTCTGTCACTGGGGCGCTATCGATGTGGTCGTGGGTACCATCGGCGTGATCGCCCTGATCATCGTGCTTGCCGGCCTGTTCATGGGGCCAATCGATCGAAGCCCAGGTGCAGAATTAGACCTCGATCAGAAGATTGGCGCGATGTGGGGTCAAATGATCGCCCAATCGCTTGTTTGTATCGGACTGGCCGTCACCATCGTGATGCGGGGTGGTGGTGGGATGTTCTTCGGAACAAGCACAGCCCAGCGGAACGAAGACATCCGAATCGGCGTTGCGGCTTTTTGTGCCCTGTGCATTCCGGTGATCGCCATCCAGGTGCTTGCTGGCTACCTCACACCTTACGAACACCCGCTGATCAACATGATGATCGCTGATCCGCAGCCACAAGTGCTGATTCCGGTGTTGATCTCGGCCGTCCTGATTGCCCCACTGACCGAAGAGTTCGCGTTTCGCCTGGTCTTGCAGGGTTGGCTGGAGGATCTACTAGGCGGGCGACTCGGTAGGCGGTTCTCGATTTTGTGGGGACGGACGGACAACGAAGTAGTCGTAACGCCCCATTCCGATCCTGAGACATTCGCCCTCACCGAACCGGCGGAGACCAATTCGTACGACGAAGACGGGAATCCCTACGTCTCACCCATTATGCAGGACGAAACCGAGTTCGATGAAGATGTCGGTATTCATGTTCCGGCATTTCAAGGAATGCCCATTTTGATCAGCGCAACGTTGTTTGCGCTGCTGCATCTTGGCCAAGGTGCGGCCCCGATTCCACTATTCGTGCTGGCTTTGGGCCTGGGTTACGTCTATCAGCGAACGCGCACTCTGACCCCTAGCTTGGTCGTTCACATGCTACTCAATGGGCAGTCGATGGTGCTGCTGCTGGTTCAGATCTTCTTTGGGGAAGCAGCCCACACACCGCCGGTTTAA
- the pgsA gene encoding CDP-diacylglycerol--glycerol-3-phosphate 3-phosphatidyltransferase: MSDKPIPSNVIVNVPNTLTGIRFILSIVAFVLLPLNMIWGALAIFIVAVSTDWIDGYWARRYNQVTQFGRIFDPFVDKIIICGTFVFLVALPGSGIAAWVAVVIMGREMLVTVIRSFVEQHGGDFSANWPGKWKMVLQCASAILSMITLATDEGQGITTWYGLAGLDATWFVYLFNLILWGTIGLTLASGTIYIGDALRFIRSGKLSSSP; encoded by the coding sequence ATGTCTGACAAGCCGATCCCATCCAACGTGATCGTCAACGTTCCCAACACGTTGACCGGTATCCGTTTCATTCTTTCGATCGTGGCGTTCGTGCTGCTGCCGCTGAACATGATTTGGGGGGCGTTGGCCATCTTCATCGTGGCGGTCTCTACCGACTGGATCGACGGTTATTGGGCACGGCGTTACAACCAGGTCACCCAATTCGGTCGCATCTTCGACCCGTTTGTCGACAAGATTATCATCTGCGGAACGTTTGTCTTTCTGGTCGCACTGCCAGGCTCGGGAATTGCTGCCTGGGTAGCGGTGGTGATCATGGGGCGCGAAATGTTGGTGACCGTGATCCGCAGCTTCGTCGAACAGCACGGCGGCGATTTCTCGGCCAACTGGCCCGGAAAATGGAAGATGGTACTGCAGTGCGCGTCAGCGATTCTCTCGATGATTACGCTCGCTACCGACGAAGGGCAGGGGATCACCACCTGGTACGGCCTGGCTGGGTTGGATGCAACCTGGTTTGTCTATCTGTTTAATTTGATCCTGTGGGGAACGATTGGACTGACGCTGGCCTCGGGAACCATCTATATTGGCGATGCCCTACGCTTTATTCGTTCTGGAAAGCTGTCTTCCTCCCCATAA